The genomic segment TGTTGTACATTTAACATGCACAAATTCCTGTAACAGACCAATTCAAATCATGCGTTATCAAAaagctactaaatggaccttgcACTAAAATTGTTCTCTTGacaactttcaaaataaaaagaccTCAAAGCAGACATGTTAGAAAATATAACCTTTTattatttgaaaaacaaaacattgtaaaaaacaaaacaaaagattatTATCTTGATTCATGGCTTTGGTAGGCAGAGGTGGTGATTGTCTACAAGGGGAAAGGTTAGAGGAGACTATCAAGGAGAATTTTTGAAAGCACATATATTTAGGAAAATATACTTATTGATGATTTCATGTGTAAAGTACATACAACAGTCActgatggagacagacagggcCACTCAAATCTTAATATAAAACAGATAAGCATGTTCAAGTTAATGACTTATCTGATTGATTGCGGATATCCCTTTGTATTTTCATTCCATATTTATTTTAGGATTAGCTGTTACTTTGGCATATTTATAGTCGTACCCTCATCATCATTAGTTACAAAGTGAAACAAAAATCATAATATTCTAATGCTGCTGTGAAAGGCAGGCTGTTTATACAAAACTATACAGGATGAATGCATTAATAATGGGCAGATACTACTTTTATTGACTGAAGAAATGTCCTTTTTGGCTTCATAGAGAGCCAGAAACAATGTTAGATtggttaaatataaaaaagaggGCAAAGAAAGAAACAAGGCAGCTGGGAATAACTGCTTACAttctttaggatttttttaattttttgttttactcaTTAAACTACAGATCAATATATTTGTAGTTTTCAACCACTTTTACAAACAGCTGTTGTTGGCAGCTGGATGGCAGCTCTTTCTTCTCGTCTGTCTGCAGACTCACAGTCAGAACACACACCTCGCCGCCTGCTGAACCAGTCTCACTCACAGTGAGGATCACAAACACTGCGCTGGTCACTCGTGTACGACATAGCTGCTCGGACGTCCCCGAATTCTTTTTCCAAGAGGGGAGTGGTCCCACCACCACTGACAGCCAGGGCAAATCCACATTAAACCCCTCTGTCCTCAACAACCACTGTTACGACGCATGAAGGCGTGGCCCCTGACTGGGTACAACATCTCGATGAAGGCGAGGGGGCCCACCGTGATCTCACTGGGGCCCCGCACCTTGAAACCTGACTTCCGGTAGAAGGGTACCAGGAAGTCTTCACACATGAGCACGGCGCGGCGGACGTAGGGCAGACAGCGGAGGTACTGCAGGTAGCGCCACATCAGGATGGAGCCTTTGCCCTGCTGGCGGAAGGTCCGGTGGACAGCTAGGACGTGGATGTGGACGGTGCTCCCGTGAGGCTTATGGAGAGTGAGGGCATCCTGGGAAACAGAGAGGGAAAGGAGAGCTGTAAGAACGGGGTAAGTGCTGAATCGTTGAGAAAGCTGTTGGGCTTCGGGTGGCAAGTTTTACCTATAAATACTTGATACCAAAGagacaaacaaattaaaaagtctATGTTGAGTGAGTCCAGCTTTCTCTGCTGTTTGGGAGATGGCCTTAAAGCCATACAGTGTAGCTTTTGAAATAAGAAATAATACATTCTTCTTACAAGAGGAAAAACTGACTTCTTAAGCATTAAAATGCACCTTTCAGCTCAATTCAACACTCCGTTTTAATGCTACAGCATTACTTgatctggtatgaccagtagcttatggtggctaatgttaactaacTTTTGCTCATTATGTTACTGACATTATTGAGGAAGTGTGCTGACTTTATGATTCTTCTCACTATGTTTTAGCATTTCCTGTTATCCTGTAATAACCGCTTGTAGCTCCAGCGGCCACTGCAAAAGGCAGTCAAGTGTTTGTGCTCGTCACCAGAATCAAATTTGGGAAaataaggcaaataataaagttGGCCCACAGATCTTTGGAGCTTCAAAGATGCAACAGAAACCTGGTTTTACCTCTCAAAAGTTGTTGAATTTTAATTTGACACACTGCAACGTCTGACCTCTGTTTATCATCTGCATGGTTAAGCCTTCCTTTGCACTGCCTATAGACTGTATAGGCACTGCCCTGCACATTTGCGTATTTGTTCTTgagtctgtacaaaatgttgtACTTACAACTATGTTTAGATTTGTATATACTGAAAAATtccaatgcattttaatgcttAATTACATGTATTTCTAATAATTTATcttaatattgttttttaattcttACTTTGAcacttcttattattattattattattattctttattgcacatcttcttcttcttattattattcttctttATTGCACATACAGCCTCAAGAGTATGCCACCCTGAATTTCACTGCACATTGCTTACTCCCACACATCTGAATAGTTCCTGTGATATTTAGGGGGATCTGTGGAACATTTATACTCACCCACTGAATTTCAAAAGACATTATACCATACATTTGCTCTTAAATCTTTCAAAAGTTCttctgttaatgttttgaaCCTCATCTTGCATTTTCCTTGCCAGTCAGCCTGAGATAAACCACTGTCCAGGTGTCCTCCGCGCTGTCTTACCGTGGTAAGCCTCTCCTGGTCCCACAGTGAGCCGATGATGAAAGCCACCAGACGTCCCTCCTCGAACCAGCCAAGAGACAGCTCGGGGCACAAGGTCAGGAAGTGACGCACCTCGTCCAGGTGGAGAGGACACTCACCGGACACTGAGATGAAggctgggaggaggagggggataAAATTATACATTAAGAACCCTAGGTGACAGAAAAGTAAGAATAATGTTCCCTACTGACTACCGTATATGGAAATGTGGTGTAGGATATACTGGATCACAGCCAGGGATGTTATGCATGTTATAACACCTCATATCCCATATGCATATAGAAAAGCTTTAAATCACCATGGTAACTTAATTTTGTAGTGGGCCAGTAGGCTAAATGTAAAATATGATAATTGGAAAGAAGATGCATGTATTATTTCCTGTAAAtgtaatgttcttttttttttttttttacacttgagTGAaaacatgaactgatgctgctGTTGGATGAGACCGAATGAATGTTCCTGTTTTCCCTTTAAAGGAAAGAAAACGTTCCAGTGTGCGTAAATGCGCAtgggataactgtgtgtaaagtATAAAGAGTCTGCTTACCTTCTCTCTCAATCTCGAACACACTGATAGCATCCTCCGGGCTGAGGGAGCGAAACTCGCTGGCCGGCAGCGTGTGGCGGCGGCCCTGCGACGCCTGAGAGCGCATATGGAGCGGCCTCATGAACGGCACTGCGCTCAATACTGACATGGTCTTTTTTATGCACAAGGTTTTAAAGTAAAGCGaaagaaactgtctgactttcCTACTGCTCTCTGCTTTAACGCGAGTATATCCTCTTCTAAAAGCCGGATCCGTGCGTAACAGGACTGCGCGTGAAGACTGAGCAGAGAGTGGCGCACCTTCAGTATTTATACCCTCGGTGCGCACGGGTGGTTATAATCCTGAAGCGAGCTGGATAACCAAATCCTCCAATTCCACGTGAGAAAGttgaacaaaaaacatttaactcAGGGTCAGGAGGGATATCCGTGTGTTGAGAATTATCCTCGCCATACCAACATCAGACCCGCAGCTGATTTGGATTTTACTGATCATGTGGAGGTCTCATGTTACCAAGCTATTATCAAGAGTATCCTCAGCTATTACAGTGAATAAAGTCACTCACCTGTGTTATAAAGTTGCAGATTTTGGAGAGGTAAGAGctccccaccccctcctctaCTAACTTCACTGATTTTAGTCAAACTCACATTCAGTGTGTGGAGTTTCAGCAGGCTGAGGCAGCAGTGTTGTATAGTTTTCCACTTTTCCTTTCTGTAGCTGAACTCACTCAGAGGAAGTTGTTCATTTGGTCTGAGGGTGATTCTGATTGTTGTCTCTCTTTAGTGAGGAAGAAGAACAAACTGTCTCAGGTAAGAGGTGGAGCTTTGTCACACCTCTGCAATAAGAAAATAAGTTTTCATACAAAAAGAGCTTTACACACAACCGTATCACAGCTGAATATTTCATGACTGTAATGTTATAGTCTACATTTTATGAAGTCTAGACTTGGGTGgtcatttatatttaaaaaggttataaattgtggccgggttgggtcattgggtagagcaggcgcacatg from the Perca flavescens isolate YP-PL-M2 chromosome 2, PFLA_1.0, whole genome shotgun sequence genome contains:
- the aanat1 gene encoding serotonin N-acetyltransferase — encoded protein: MSVLSAVPFMRPLHMRSQASQGRRHTLPASEFRSLSPEDAISVFEIEREAFISVSGECPLHLDEVRHFLTLCPELSLGWFEEGRLVAFIIGSLWDQERLTTDALTLHKPHGSTVHIHVLAVHRTFRQQGKGSILMWRYLQYLRCLPYVRRAVLMCEDFLVPFYRKSGFKVRGPSEITVGPLAFIEMLYPVRGHAFMRRNSGC